The Vidua macroura isolate BioBank_ID:100142 chromosome 2, ASM2450914v1, whole genome shotgun sequence DNA window GGTGTTTTTTGTTAAATTCAGGCCCTTTCTCCTCCCCCAGTACAACAGCAGAGGCAAGCAAACCAGGTTTGTGACCTGCTTGTGAGCACGCTCCCCTCTGAAGAGATCCAGGTGAAATACAACAGCACAACTTCTCTTCCCTAAGGGCCCTGCTTATCTGTAGGAAGACAGAACTGGGGAGGGCAAAGTACAAACCTCTTTTCTAGGCTTTCCTACCCCAGTCAAGGTAAAATCAGCACACTCTCCCTCAGCATGTGGCTCTATGGCACTCCTTCTCTGCTCTTTTCCCCTACCTACAGACATCCTTCATCTCTCCCAGACTTACTTACATGGAGGGACGTGCTGATAGAAATGGGTGGTCACTTCAGCCAGGGTGTGCCTCCTGCTGGTGTTGCTAGGGATGCAGATGGGGTGGTCATATGCCTTAATTTCATCTTCCAGCTCCTTCTCTTGCCTCACTTCCTCACTGATGGTGGTCTCCAGCAGGCTGTTCGGGGAAATGGAGCGGTTCCGGAAGAGCCCGTTGAAGTTGGTATCCACAGGGAAGAACACAGGCTGGAAAACATGCCAGATCACAGACTTCAGGgtcttttccttatttctgcACTACCTTTTAATACTCTCCACAATTCTGTGGCATGTCTTCAGTAGGAATATTGTTTGAGAGGCTATGTGACAATGTGGCCAAATGCCAAACAAAACATAGCAGGGAGAGAACAAAAGTCACAACCCCCATTGTTGTGGATTGGCAGaacaatgaaacaaaagaagcaaCACAGAGATTAGCAGGGAACACCAACCTGTAATGGATTGCTTATGTCACAGTCCATTTCTGCCTGCAAGGATGGCTGAATCAGGCTCTGAGGTTGCTGGTAAAGCAGAGATGATCGCAGGGTTTCACTAGTGAGACTGTCCTGAGGCATCTGGAAAGAGAGCGATGCACAGAAGCCATCACACACACTGCAGTTCCACATGACTTTTCAGATACTGGAGAGTCACAGAATTTCAGAGACACCTTCCCTGCAAGCTCTCTCCTCATGCTTTCTATGAAAATGAACAAAGCTAATATATCAATGCCAACACAAACAGAGAACTCCTCCTAAGTTAGACAATTTAACTGGAAGTGCAATTTGCAAAGGCACCCAAACCACACTTTAAAAGGGGTGGgggcaaagaaaataaaatgaatgtcAGAAAAACACATTGAGTGACTCATGGAGTACTTCTGAAGAACCTACAGGATATGCAACAAAGAAGCATAACCAAGCCATGCCTAAAAGGGCAGATTTCCATGAGAAGTCTAATCCTGTGGCTCATTATTGACCTGCACTGGAGGCAGACTATTCTTTGGACCATGACCCGCGGTCACTTCCTAGGAAACAGAGCATTAATATTCACTCAGCCTCCTGCTGAAGAACAGCAGGCTGTGTCCTGTCAGAGGGCACCACTACCAGAACTGGTTTTCAGAAGCTTGGCAGCTACATGGAAAGGGAGATCCAAAGGTGCCTCTCCTCACCTCAGCGTTGGTGATCTCGGAGCTCCTGGGCCGCGGCTGCCGGCCGGCTGCCGGCCGAGTGGACACCTGGCTGCTCCGGTACTCCTTGAGGCGCTCCAGGAGCAGGTAGTAAATGGCAGCAAAGTGGTTATAGCTGCTGTTCTGCAGAGACTGGAAGACATTGGAAGGGCCTTTTGAATTACAGGATGTAAGCAGCCAAAACTCATCACTAAGGGCTCAGAGTAGCACACttaaaaaaccaagcaaaatcCAGAAGGGCAGTGAAGATTTTATGCTGCGACACCAGATCAAGGCCAGTCACTGAACGACTGCACCACTGGCATTCTGGTGGTCACTGCAGATGCATCTAAAGGGCAAGAACTCACCTCTACAGTCCTCTGCCTGTCGATGCCAAGGGTTTGCATGATGCCAAGGACCTGCTCGTTGTAGTCGCCCAGGTTGGAGTTGTAGTTTTGCATGGAGAAGGACaaggactgctgctgctgaagggagGGGTCAGCCTGCATCCACTTGTGCTGCTTTATCTGGGAGATGGTTATCCGCTTGGTTGGGTCCACAACCAGCATCCGTCGGATTAGCGTTTCACAGTCTGGGTGACAAAGACAAACTCATGAGCAAGGGGCAAAAAAGtaacagcccagccccaggtcACTGCTAAGAACACTTCCCAGCAACAGTGTAAGATGCCTATGAAAACAGGAATTAAAGGTTTGGGAGCAGCTGATGCCTGATCTGACTATCAGATATTCCAGACAGCACAAGAGATGTTCACATGCATCTGACAAAAACAGCATGTCACTGCAGGAAATGAAGCTGTACTGGATACCAGGTGGGCTTGCACCTTGTTCAAGAGCTGGTTTTGAGAGGATGCAGGTTTGATGGCATTACATGCACATAAAATAGGTCAGAACTTAGTACAGAACCCCATCACATACAACTTCCTGGTCCTGGCCCTATACTGCTTATTTACTTATAACCAGGAAATGAAGCTGTTAATGGCTATAACTGATAAACTTCAGACTTCAGCAGATAATCTCCACGTGACAACAGAGGCACGTTCACTTGGTTTTAAAACCAAATCAATCTTCAGTTACATGTTTCTCATCAGACTGTTGGAGTTCTCAGGAAACACTGCTAAGTCCCAcagttcctgctctccttggcagcacagccacactggAATATACCCCTTCTGCATAGCTAAAATATCTTAGGAGAACTACACCTATGTCAGCATTGCAGGCTAGTCTCATTAAAATCCTGTCTCCTCCCTTTTCTGAGCAATTATTTCTCCAACTAGGGAGTCGTGTATTTTTTTGATCCACAGGGATATTCTAAGAAAGGAAACTACAGCTTTTTAGATGCACCACAAAGCAGatcccagaaaacaaaacatcttcCGCCCTACAGAAACCACTGGAgacataaaagcaaaataattgcCAGCTGCAAACTGGATAGCTACTCCTTTATAGCACCTGTTCTAACATTaaggatatgaaaaaaaaagcaccttcaGACATGAAGTATGGGATGCGGAACCGCCCCTCCAGCACTCTTTGCCTCAGAGTTGGTAAATTGGGTCCATCAAAAGGCAGAGAACCGCAGACAAGGACGTAGAGAACCACCCCGAGGCTCTGCCAATAGAAGACAGCACAGCACATGAGTGACTCCAAGAAGAGTGGTGATCCTGAAGGCCCACAGACCCTCACAAGGTGTGAAACGCAGTTTCTGAGGAACAGCAAGCTCACCCATATATCAAGGTGAGGTCCTTCATATTCTTTGCCTTCAAAAACTTCTGGAGCTGCATAGGGTGGGCTTCCACACCAAGTGGAGAGGGGCTCTCCCGACTTGTAAAAGTTTCCAAAGCCAAAGTCTGAAATAAAGGTGAAAATCTGGGGTAAGACAACAACACTCAACCACATCCTAGTATTTCAGAAGTAGCAGAAAATGGAGAGAAAGGAACAGAtgtgttgctttgttttctgcctATTCATTTAAGCTATTCCCTTCTGTTCACAAAATCTGTTCCAAGAAATATCTGTAactattgttttattttcacttacAGAAATACAAACATATTTACAGGCTCATCCTAGGGAAACCCAATGTCTAAACAACATGCCTGATGTTCTTTATAAAATGACCTCCTATTTCCTATTACCTGCTAATTTGATATTCATGTTAGCATCCAGCAGGAGGTTCTCTGTTTTGAGATCCCTGTGCACAATGTGGTGACTGTGACAATATTCAACTGCTGAGAGAATCTGCCAGAACTTCTTCCGTGCTTCGCTCTCGCTCAAGTGCCCGTTGGAGGTCAGGTGATCTGCAAGTCAAAATCAGAGAGGATTTAGAAACACCCCGAGGAAATTTTTCATAatcctgcaggtgctgcactTGCTGTTTGACAGTTGGCATTACATGCCTTAGGTTTTTAACCAGAATATATCTGTTACTCAGGAATGACAAAATAAAGCCATGATTTCTAAATCTAAGGAACTGTGAGCTCCATCAGTGAGGACTTACCAAACATTTCTCCATTCTTTGCAAACTCAGTAACAATGTACAGCATATCCTTTGTCTCCATAACCTGTGAAGACATGAGAGggcatgattaaaaaaaaaaaaaaaaagcagagccCTATGgtttaattcatttttctatGTGAATTCTCAAACATATCCATTCAAATTTAtatttgctgcagcagctggcagtAAAAGCATCTAATTTTGCACCACAGAGTTCTTTCCAAGCAAACTGGTAATGAAAAAGATAACAAATCAAGGCTTATGTGCCTACATTATACAATGGCTTGCCAGGCCATTGTTCTTCTCACCATTACCAAGCTACCTAATCTCTGTAAGAGAGCAGATGAGTGTTTAGATAATTTCATACACTCCCCTTTTgttaaaatatgcatatatatttttacgATTAACATGACGTATTTTGCACGTGCAAAGAAACTTAGAAGTTTATCTAAAGTTGTCTTTGTTTCAAGGCTAGTGGGGGCTCACATCAGCAGAGATAGCTGCAAGCTGGATAAAGCAAGAAGTGGTATCAGGTCCCCTGCTCCTGTCTGCAGTTGGCTGGGACATGGGGAGCTCCTGTTCCAGTGATAACAGGCTGCTGTTTGTGTAACAGCAGTGCTTGGTGCACATCAACAACTGTCAATATATTGCCTATCAATCTAGTGTCAACTTGCTTTGATATTTCACAATATTTGCctttggaggaaaataaaaaagaataactaaaatccaaatgATGAATGAGAAATGCTGAGCGTTTCCAAGTTCATCTTCAGTCGCCACAGCACACCTTTGAAATGTTGCATTTCAGAATACAACATTTCCCTGGAAACATTTCCCTCTCAAGGAGCAGATACTTTGTTTTGGAAGCAGGAGGCTCACAACAGGTTAACAGTCCAAAAAGCCTCAAGTCTACTTCAAAGGCTGTAACTTCCAGGCTCCCAACATATAACCTTTTTCAAAGACTCTTGTCCTCCCCTCACTACAagtacacacagacacaaaatgaaaataaacaaacaaggAGCAAAGGAAGAGAGGTTCCCAGTTtaaaaaactgaaggaaagtGTTCTGGGAAAGTTGCCAGCTGAATGAAATTAAGACGCGGTGCTGAAACTAAAACAATGATGAAATAATACAAGAACACACACCCTACATCGGTATGTCATCTAATTCCATCTCTGCTTCTCAGCCTCCATCAAACAGGTAAAGCATCAGttacaacaacaaagaaaagaaaacttcactgaaaagaaattatggtCCACTACCAACGTCATTTGCTGCATCAAGTGAAGTGGTTCAACGAGATGGAATTTAACCTGCTTTTCTAAATGCTCCGAAACAGTATTTTCACCCACATCATTCCACTGAAATGAACTCAACCAAACTGTTAGAATGTTTCTGTATGTCCTATACTGCCCCGTGGGCAACCCTGACGTCAGCCCTTAACACAGAATCATTTTTGTTATGATGGGTAACACTATAAATACAAACACTTCATGTGTGtcaaggtcttttaaaataatgcctTGCCTAAGCACCTGCCTTACTGGCTCTTCAGCTTACATGCtaattaaactttttatttctttcttttttttttttttttaagctaacaAACCCACACTAAGATCACAGCTGATAATAGTGTTTACTACTGCACATGGACTTTCAGACCTGCTGCTCCATCCATCTCCACCTTTCTCCCCTCTGCCCTTTTAGACAGGTCCAGAAAGACTGATACCTCtgccctgctcatggcaggggcttGCaccagatgacctttaaaggtcccttccaacccaaactgttctgtcaTCTTCTTCTTAAATCCACATGGCATTATTTAAATGATTAAGAGGAACTTACACCAAAGGCTACTTAGATCTAATGTTTAGAACTTGCAAAGCAGTCCTTGCTCACAAGACAAACGTGATCCTGCTTTCTGCACAGCACTTTAATTTGTTCCCACGGTTAAAAATATCCATCAATGCAGAAGCTAAATAAATCTAAACCAAAATTCATGTTGTGAAACTCTGCAAGGGAAAGATACTTAAAATTCACTTTCAAAACTACACAAACTGcaacagaaaaaccaaacagttGATTTTTCAACATATTCTAAGATACTAACGTTTaccaccttttcctttttcactaATCTAATTCTTCGATTAAGTTTCCACTTAGCCTTTCTACTTAGATTTATTTGGTTTAATTGTTGGCAATTGTAAATCCCTTCCACTTAAGGCAAACTCAACTTTAGTGCTTCCTTTTCTACCACTCAATGTGAGTTTAAGTCTTCCTCTTATCTAAAGCACGTAAGAAGTTCCAGTCCTCTAAACTGGGAAAAGCAGATGAGATAGGAAAAGCAAGTTAATCATAGAAGTTCAGCTAACCCGTTCCTCAATCTGAAACAAACATCAGCCTGGTTTCAACTGTAAATTTTACAGTGCATTTTGTCAAAAAACTGTCTAATGCCAGAATCTTGTTCAAAGAATGAAGACTGACTTTGAAGACATCCAGTTTACTTCAAACGGTTTTCAAAAAGTATTTTAGTATTTCAATATGCTTTCTCTCTACAAATATTAGATGCAAAAAATCACATGCAAGAGACCACAAGCATATTTTATCTACGTGCTGCACTTCAAAGGTGGACTCTTACCTGATATAGCTTGATAATATGGGGATGATTCAAAAGCTTCATTATCTGAACTTCTCTATAAATCTTCTCCAGATTGCTTGGGTCTAACCTTGTTTtgtctattatttttattgcaacctgcaaatttaaataataacaaaacaACCTCAGGTATTATAAAACAGGTACTCTCACTGTTAagatatcttaaaaaaaaaaaaaaaaagaaaaaaaaaaaagacacaccCCTGCACAAACACACCACTCACAAAATCCAAGTAAAGTAGCTTTTAAAGTACAGACTTGACAAAGCtgattctgtttttctgaactGCGCAGAATTCACGGCACAGAACATTTTCGTTTTTCTTTTCTACGTCAAAGGATTACACGTAAGGTAGCGAACAGAACTGCAGAAATTAGCACTGGACAGGATTCTGTAAATCTTTTAATCCGTCCCATGCCAGTGAAAAACAGATTCCTGTAACAGACTATCTCCTACTGTAGTGACTGAGACGATTTTGACATGCACCAGAAATATAAATGCGGCTGCACGcccagaaaataattatttctgcaaataaGAGCCCGGGTTCTTTGTTCTTGAAGAccactgaatgaaaaaaacccaaaaaaccaaaacgcCTGAAGTGTTCAAGAGCTCCTTAATTTGCTCGGCGTTTTCAGCAAACTGCGAGTAACTCAACGAAGCTACAGTGACACTCAGAACTGCGGGAgctggggtgggttttttgcgCGCGTTCTTGCCGAGTTTTAATTTCGCACAGCGGGAAAACTCGCAGCCCCAGCGAAGCGCGGCATCACCGCGGGCGGGCGAAGGCAGCAGCGCCCGCGGGGCTccgcggagccgccgcgctCGCCGCCCGCGCCCCGACAGCGCCGGCCCCTCGCACCCACCTGCGTCTTGGTCACCCTGTGCCGGGCCAGCTTGACCACGGCGAAGTTGCCTTTCCCCAGGGTCCTCTCGATGTCGTAGAAGCCGACTCGCAGGGGCCGCTGCTGGCCGTGCGCGGCCGCGGGCGCCGAGGCGAACTCCGACATGATCACCATGGCTCAGGCGGGGGGCGGGCAGCGCCTCGGCACCGGGAGCATCCGCGCAGCACCTGCACGGACACGGCACCGCAGCGCCCGTcagctccgctccgctccgctccgctccgctccgctccgctccgctcggccggccctgcccgccccgtccgcgccgccgccggccccgctccccccgcggcCGCGCAGAGCCCGGCGGAGCGGCCGTGGAGCCGCCTCGTACCTGGCGGGCGGAGCGCGGTGTGCGCGCAGGGCTGTGCGGGCGGGCGGGTGCGCGTGTGAGTGCGGCGGGGCGAGCGCGCACCGGGGGGCAGGCGGCACCACGCGGGATGTCCCGGCCCCCCGCCCTGCCCGCCCCTCGCCTCCATCCGCGCACCGCCCTCCCCGCCCGCCTCTTCCCCCCGCCCACCGCCGAAAGCCGAGACGGGCCCATTGACGTCACTTTGACGCCAGCGAGACGCGCGCCCGGGCGCGGGGCTGAAGGGGAGCGGAGACACCGGGACGTTGCCAGGGAACGGGCGGCGCTGACGCGGGCGCTGATGGAGCCGTCGCCCGGGAGACCCGGGGGGGCGGTGACGTCAGGGcggagggaggcagggatggacggggtggggggggggggggggtcgggggGTCTCCTGCCCaccccccggcccggcccggcccggcccgccctcCCGGCGGGTTCGCTCCCCGGAGTGGCGGCGGCTCCCGACGGGGCGTCCCCGCAGCGCGGGGATGTCGCGACTGCGGCACCGCCCCGGCGACAGCACCTGGCGCCGGTGACCCCCCGGTGACCGCCGCTGCTGCCGGCGGGGGTGCCGagccccggtgtccccagccGCCGAGGCACCTCTAGCGCAGTGAGATGGGGAAGTCCCGCTGGCAGTAGGAAAAGTgcggctgcagccctgcaggggagCGTTTCTCCCCGATCCCGAGGCACAGGGGGGCTGTGGATGCGCTGCGCCCTTTGCACTggtgcctgcagcaggaaacGGACCCGCCTTCCCCTGCGCAAGGGCGgtttccctgtccctgctctccaggGTGTGATGGAGGGGATGCCGCAGAGTATCCCCtcaagggctggggacacctcagtctggggacagcagccctCTGGGTCCACCAGCTGGGCACTGAGAGCAGcaaaagtaataataaagagtgtatatatatatgtgtgcgtgtgtatatgtataaaatcacagaatgatttgggttggaagggattgTAAAGATCCTTCAGTCCCAATGTCCTACCATGGGCAAGGATgccttccactacaccaggttgctcagagcctcatccagcctcaccttgaacacctccagggatggggcagccacagcttttctgggcaacctgttccagtgcctcactaccctcaaagtaaagaatttcttcctgatatttAACCTAAACATACTCTCCATCAATTTGAAGCCATTGCCCCTGGTTCTGTCACTCCAGGTCCTTGTAAATAGTCTTTCTCCATCAATTCCTGTctgctcccttcaggtactggaaggctgcaattaggtcaccctgaagcttctcttttccaggctgaacaatcccgattctctcagccttttctcgtgggagaggtgctccatccctctgatcatcttggtggcctcctctggactctctccagtaTTTGTGCAGCCCTGTGATACTATTGCAACTCAGCACTCAGAATACACCTGCAGTGCCATTATCCCTGGTCAGTGTGGAAGGGAGGCTTGGGAAGTTTCCCTTTGGCACACCAAGGCTTAAGGATGTTGTATAGGATTGAACCTCAGCCAAGAGACTCCTCTCAAGGTCAGATGTGAAAAGTAGATGCACAGGGTTCAAACAGGGAGATATTCAGCCTCCACGCAGCAGATGACCAAAATGTTTGTGCATTTGGAGTCAAATTCCAATCTAGTCTCAAAAATAAGTCTTGAATGATGCCTGCCATATCTGTTTTTGAGCTTTATCTTCTCTATTGCAGTCAGCCTAGGCTCTTTTCAGACAGGTAGTTCTTCAGTCAGGAGATGAGTTTCTGACTGGAAAACTCTCCCTCTTAGTCTGAGCCTCTCCCCTGACCATCACAACCCATGGCACACACTGGGAGGTGACCCTACTCTTCCATTCAGGGGCATCATACAAATTGGATTTGTCAGACTGCTGGAAATAAGGTAGAAAAGTTGCAGCTCTGCTTCACGCTGAAAATTTCAAAGCACTCGGTAAAAATCTCTTCAAAGAGAAGATGGAGAGGAGATCTAATCAATACATACAAATATCTCCAAGGTGACAGCCAAGAGTATGGTCCCAGACTCTTCAGTAGTGCCCAGCATCGGGATGAGGAGCAATGACCATAAAATAAACCACAAGAAGTTCCATCTCAGCAtggggaagaatttctttacatGGAGGGTGGCCGAgctctggaacagctgcccagggagggtgtggagtctccctctctggagacattccagaCCCATCTGGACATGTTCCTGTGTCATtgctctgggtgaccctgccttgACAGGGGGtaggactggatgatctccagaggtcacTCCAACCCtgactattctgtgattctgagattGTTTTCACTTGTTGACGTTCTCCTTAAGGTCCTGAACGACTCCTAGAGGGTTCAAGATGGACGTGCTAGGGGAGGAAAGCAAGCTGTTTGTCaatttttgtaaatttaaaGGTGGGATGAGGAAGATGTGGTGCTCTGCATAAATCAAATTACATGATCCATGAGCTGTGTATCATCAATGTGCTTGAGAGGGATCTGTCACGATGTTTTAGTGAAGTTTTAGTGTTTACACTGCAGGCTTTTCTCTtagaaaaaatggagaaataacACCTTAAAGGAACACCCAAACTTTGTTTATACACAGAACTCATGCTGTCCCAATGCTTGCTTTCTGTGAGCAGGCAGGCTGGCATTCTTCAGGGCTTGAATGGAGCTGGGAGACGGCAGAGCTGGTGGTCAGGAGCTGAAGGTCAGGAGCTGCTTCCATGGTGTGACCCAAGTCACGGGACTGCTGTGACATGTGCTGGAGAGAGGGGAATAGCACAGAGCCAGCCCGGGCTATTGTAGCATTCAATTAGTGCTTACACAGTGCCTTGAATAACTCACATGAAAAGCTGacttattattattgttattattaagCTAACAGTATATTCTCTGTGGAGCTCATGAAGAGGAGGTGACGCACAAACAGCACATACAGTAGCAGCTGCATGTGAACAGTGCCCCAGGagttataaagaaaaaaattaccttaatAATGGTTCCTCTGCTGTGGTGGGATTTTCCTCCCTTTAATTATAGTTGCTGCTTTCATTTGAAATTGATTAAGTGTTTTAGGATGGCAAACAGAGCTGGTCTTTTTAGAAAGAACACTCAAAGACATCCAGCCCCATCTAGGAGGGgaacattatttctttttaaaggactcagaatttctttcttccaaaATGGGAAGAGGATGACCGGATTTGGTGCTCTCCAGAACATCTCACGATTTTCCCATACTAAGGAGAGGTGGACACCTGTGCCATGGGACTTCCTGGAGAGTGTACGACCTCACCAGAGGAGAATCCACTGTCCTGATTTTAATTGCCTGCTGTGGATGGAAGAGGCAAGAAGAACTGGTGAGTGCTGCTCCCTGTGAAAGGTACTTACAGTGATCTCTTTTCCAGGGCATCTGCAGTGAAGGAGTTCTGAAGTTAAAACACTGTTGTATCTTTTGTTGGGAATTGAAGACCCCCTATCTCCATTATTCTCAGCAACCTTTTGGtgtttctcttccattttcattCATCCAGGTAAAACCAtgttccagcagcactgctcagaaGTAACCATTGCACAATTTTGGTAGTGCCATACTTACATCGTTTTTCTGCCACTTTCACTCTGAATGCTGTGAAGGCATCACAGACCTCTTATGCAATCGAGTTTTATCAGCTCAGAGAGGTGCTGCTGTTGGGAAGGTTGAGGCTTTTGCAGTTTCTGCTTTAACACTTCTGCTGCCCTCTGGTGTTTTAGATATCCTGGACGAGGAGTCACCTTGGATGATTCCATGATATCCGTGCTCGGGAGAGGTGCAATTACAGAGCTGGCTTGTTCATAatcagggaagaaaagcaaggaaagtgCAGAGGCACTTTTCAGAGTAGATCCACGAGGATATGCCTTTGAATCCTcgaggaagaaggagaaactGGGAGGACACAACTGCTAAGTTTTTCcattgcagcagctctgtgctccctcCCTGAGGGCAGCATGATCTGTGTATGGGAATGCACAGGGAGGCTGATGCCTTCCAGAATTCATCTCGCAGATATTTCCAGCAATTCAGCCTTTAGTCATTTCACTCAGCATTTTCTATCGGCTTCAAAACAAACTAACAACAATAGCAACTTTCTTCACttggcaaaaagaaaacaaaccaagaagTGGAGACATTCCTTTCTACCCATTTCACCCTCCTCAGATAAAGTCAGCCTGGCTTTCTGTGGTGGATTTACCAGGTCACT harbors:
- the SIK1 gene encoding serine/threonine-protein kinase SIK1 isoform X2 — translated: MVIMSEFASAPAAAHGQQRPLRVGFYDIERTLGKGNFAVVKLARHRVTKTQVMETKDMLYIVTEFAKNGEMFDHLTSNGHLSESEARKKFWQILSAVEYCHSHHIVHRDLKTENLLLDANMNIKLADFGFGNFYKSGEPLSTWCGSPPYAAPEVFEGKEYEGPHLDIWSLGVVLYVLVCGSLPFDGPNLPTLRQRVLEGRFRIPYFMSEDCETLIRRMLVVDPTKRITISQIKQHKWMQADPSLQQQQSLSFSMQNYNSNLGDYNEQVLGIMQTLGIDRQRTVESLQNSSYNHFAAIYYLLLERLKEYRSSQVSTRPAAGRQPRPRSSEITNAEMPQDSLTSETLRSSLLYQQPQSLIQPSLQAEMDCDISNPLQPVFFPVDTNFNGLFRNRSISPNSLLETTISEEVRQEKELEDEIKAYDHPICIPSNTSRRHTLAEVTTHFYQHVPPCIVISSSASPTEGTSSDSCLTSSSNDSSVALSSCLAGQVMTGSPATARMTSPFLASQSDAPVLQAQGCMGGASLLPVSFQEGRRASDTSLTQGLKAFRQQLRKNARAKGFLGLNKIKGFARQVCQSSSSRAARSAMSPFQHTQPNTCMYSSSGSSREGRSLLEEVLQQQRMLQFQHHQLLQTACPQTSQTPAASGIPSSDGPGTCKASNSILLSELQRENSFELAFAGSSQLLQPHFFGVSVSPVSSAAHLLDTHLYISSSSSVPPLAATFSQQQSFSAPSPSYDGVTLQHGDCEMEDLTSSQLGKFVLVK
- the SIK1 gene encoding serine/threonine-protein kinase SIK1 isoform X1, with product MVIMSEFASAPAAAHGQQRPLRVGFYDIERTLGKGNFAVVKLARHRVTKTQVAIKIIDKTRLDPSNLEKIYREVQIMKLLNHPHIIKLYQVMETKDMLYIVTEFAKNGEMFDHLTSNGHLSESEARKKFWQILSAVEYCHSHHIVHRDLKTENLLLDANMNIKLADFGFGNFYKSGEPLSTWCGSPPYAAPEVFEGKEYEGPHLDIWSLGVVLYVLVCGSLPFDGPNLPTLRQRVLEGRFRIPYFMSEDCETLIRRMLVVDPTKRITISQIKQHKWMQADPSLQQQQSLSFSMQNYNSNLGDYNEQVLGIMQTLGIDRQRTVESLQNSSYNHFAAIYYLLLERLKEYRSSQVSTRPAAGRQPRPRSSEITNAEMPQDSLTSETLRSSLLYQQPQSLIQPSLQAEMDCDISNPLQPVFFPVDTNFNGLFRNRSISPNSLLETTISEEVRQEKELEDEIKAYDHPICIPSNTSRRHTLAEVTTHFYQHVPPCIVISSSASPTEGTSSDSCLTSSSNDSSVALSSCLAGQVMTGSPATARMTSPFLASQSDAPVLQAQGCMGGASLLPVSFQEGRRASDTSLTQGLKAFRQQLRKNARAKGFLGLNKIKGFARQVCQSSSSRAARSAMSPFQHTQPNTCMYSSSGSSREGRSLLEEVLQQQRMLQFQHHQLLQTACPQTSQTPAASGIPSSDGPGTCKASNSILLSELQRENSFELAFAGSSQLLQPHFFGVSVSPVSSAAHLLDTHLYISSSSSVPPLAATFSQQQSFSAPSPSYDGVTLQHGDCEMEDLTSSQLGKFVLVK